A window from Suncus etruscus isolate mSunEtr1 chromosome 18, mSunEtr1.pri.cur, whole genome shotgun sequence encodes these proteins:
- the ELOVL2 gene encoding elongation of very long chain fatty acids protein 2, producing the protein MEALQAFDNDLNAFLEYMFGPRDARVRGWFLLDSYLPTFSLTVAYLLAIVLGNRYMRTRPAYSLRGILTVYNLGVTLLSAYMLVELLLSTWTAGYNLQCQNLTSAGEGDVRVAKVLWWYYFSKSVEFLDTIFFVLRKKTSQITFLHVYHHASMFNIWWCVLNWIPCGQSFFGPTLNSFIHILMYSYYGLSVFPSMHRYLWWKRYLTQAQLVQFVLTITHTLSAVVRPCGFPFGCLIFQSSYMFTLVLLFLNFYVQTYRKKPTKRDTEERGAGTEANGLSKAYFSSSNGAPRRRVQ; encoded by the exons ATG GAGGCTCTCCAGGCCTTCGACAACGATCTCAATGCCTTTCTCGAGTACATGTTCGGGCCCCGAG ATGCCCGCGTGCGAGGCTGGTTCCTGCTGGACTCCTACCTGCCCACCTTCTCGCTCACGGTCGCCTACCTGCTGGCCATCGTGCTGGGCAATCGCTACATGAGAACGCGGCCGGCCTACTCCCTGCGGGGCATCCTTACTGTCTACAACCTTGGGGTCACGCTGCTCTCGGCGTACATGCTGGTGGAG CTGCTTCTCTCCACATGGACCGCAGGCTACAACTTACAGTGTCAGAACCTGACTAGTGCCGGCGAGGGGGATGTTCGG GTGGCCAAGGTGCTGTGGTGGTATTACTTCTCCAAGTCGGTGGAGTTCCTGGACACCATCTTCTTCGTCCTGCGGAAGAAGACGAGCCAGATCACCTTCCTGCATGTTTACCACCACGCATCCATGTTCAACATCTGGTGGTGTGTCCTCAACTGGATCCCCTGCGGCCAGA GTTTCTTCGGGCCCACCCTGAATAGCTTCATCCACATCCTCATGTACTCCTACTACGGCCTGTCCGTGTTTCCGTCCATGCACCGGTACCTGTGGTGGAAGCGGTACCTCACCCAGGCCCAGCTG GTGCAGTTCGTCCTCACCATCACCCACACGCTGAGTGCTGTGGTGCGGCCCTGTGGCTTCCCCTTTGGCTGCCTCATCTTCCAGTCTTCCTACATGTTCACGCTCGTCCTGCTTTTCCTCAACTTCTACGTCCAG ACATACCGGAAAAAGCCAACGAAGAGAGACACGGAAGAGCGGGGAGCAGGAACTGAAGCGAACGGACTCTCCAAAGCCTATTTCAGCTCATCAAATGGGGCGCCCCGCAGGAGAGTCCAGTAA